The Procambarus clarkii isolate CNS0578487 chromosome 18, FALCON_Pclarkii_2.0, whole genome shotgun sequence genome segment TTACTAATGCACTGGTGTGTAGGTGACCCATGAAGATGTTCGAGCATAATAATAAACACCTTTAGGCAAAATTTTACGGAATTTTCTGCACAAGCCCAAGAAAATTACGATTATTTTCCACATGATAAACTGCCCTAATTTTAGGGGTTAGATCTGCGTCAAAATCTACACAAATGAAGAAATTATCAAGGCCAGTTAATAGTTttcaatgtaaatatgataagaaaaTAGAGTGACCTTGTCGGCACATATTGATGAGTTAATGTTATGGTTAAACATATAGGTTTCAACTTATGAAAATCTCGAGAGCTGTTCAAGCCCTGGAGTGACAACAGGCCTAGTTTAACGTACGCACCATCTTACAGATGGTAAATTtttacatgatcaccacctacaaaattcactgatgaattgacagggtggacaaagacaaactatttagcacgggtggaacgcgaacaaggggacacaggaggaaacttagtacccaaataagccacagagatattagaaagaatttgttcagtgtcagtgtagataacaaatggaatgcattaggccgtgatgtggtggaggctgactccatacacagtttcaaatgtagatatgatagagcccagtaggctcaagaatctgtacaccagttgattgacagttgagaggcgggaccaaagagccaaagctcaaccccagcaagtacaactaggtgagtacagactaaCATACACACTGTCGCACAGACAGTATAATACCTGCATCAAGCTACCGTATTTCCACTTTATTTTGGAAAATTTAAAAGGACTAATTACCTTAGTTATTCAATAAATCACGCTCAGCTGAAGGATGCAACATGAGTCTCAACTATCTCCTTGGAAAAGTAGATTGCCTAAATTTCAACTGGTAAACACAATGTAAGAGCTAGAGGGAggtaattatcaagggaaagcgccaagccattacgactatatatagcactgggaaggggtcaagataaggatttgggatgggacgggggcaaaggaatagtgcccaaccacttggacggtcgggggattgaacgctgacctgcatgaagcgagacaatcGCGCTACTGTTCAGCCCAAGTTGTTGTGCAAGAAGGAGAATACAAATTTTAATCAATTTACATCAAAGAAAATATAGCCAGAGACCCAAATGAATCCCAATGAGGAGGTGGAGCCAACTCACCATCCAGCGAACGAAAAGAGTCCTTGGTAGAACGCAGTGGAGATGGAGCTCACACTCCAGTTCGTCTCCTCGAAGGCCCCCTCGTAGTTCCTGGTATTGCCGGTTGCGAGCTGAAGGACGCCGGCCGCAATAATCAGGAGCAGAGCGAAGATCTTGGCCGCCGTGAACACTCCCTGCACGTTCTTCGCCCACTTGACGTTCGTGCAGTTGATCCACGTCAGCAAGCCTGGAAATGTGAACGTTTTAAGAATTATTTTACCTGGAAATATGCCGTCGAGGAAATATTTACCTGGAAATGTGCCACGTCTACGATATCTTTTCCGTGGAAATGCCCCATTTGTAAGACATCTTCACCTAGAAATATCCCACATCTTTCTGTATCTGAAAATGTCCCGGGTTTAAGAAAATTGTTACCTGAGGACGCAGCTTAATCAAGAAACCCGATGGCATGTGTTGGAATGCGGCAGACGACACTTCGTTCCAATTCAATACTTCCAGCTTGTCGTGGcagctggaagttagtcagctgctacgggctgcttccagtaggtatgtgtgtgttatgaaaatttatgaatagagtttgcttccacaaaccTTAAGACCTTAAATTCATTCCATTTTTcttctactctcacgctaaaagaaaactttctaacatctctgtgactcattcgagtttccagcttccacccatgtcccctcgttcttttagtattcagtgtgaacatttcgtctatttccactttgtcagttaccctgagtattttatatgttcctattataccccccccccccctctcccttcttttttctagtgtcgtaaggttcagttccttcaggcgctcttcataccccatccctcgtaactctgggacgagcctcgtcgcaaacttctgaaccttttcctgtttccttatgtttttcttcagatggggactccatgatggggcggcatactctaaaactggcctcacataggcagtgtaaagcgccctaaatgcctccttacttaggtttctgatggatgttctaacttttgccagtgtagagtacgctactgtcgatatcctatttatatgtgcctcaggagttagattaggtgttacgtccacttccaagtctctttctcgaatcgtcacaggtaggtagTTTCCCCTTCATTgtttactgtccctttggtcgattattacctaatcccatttccataactttacatttactcgtgttgaactctagtagccatttttctgaccatctctgcaacttgttcaaGTCATCTTGGTTGATCCTACAATCTTCATCTGACACAACTCTTcttattaattttgcgtcatctgcgaaccgtgtgtgtgtgtgtgtgtgtgtgtgtgtgtgtgtgtgtgtgtgtgtgtgtgtgtgtgtgtgtgtgtgtgtgtgtgtgtgtgtgtgtattcacctagttgtgcttgcgggggttgagctttgctctttcggcccgcctctcaactgtcaatcaactgtttctactactactactactattttttttcacaccacacacacacacaccaggaagcagcccgtgacagctgtctaactcccaggtacctatttactgctaggtaacaggggcatagggtgaaagacactccCCTTTAgccggtgtgtactcacctagttgtgcttgcgggggttgagctctggctctttggtcccgcctctcaactgtcaatcaacaggtgtacaggttcctgagcctattgggctctatcatatctacacttgaaactgtgtatggagtcagcctccaccacatcacttcctaatgcattccatttgtcaaccactctaacactaaaaaagttctttctaatatctctgtggctcatttgggcactcagtttccacctgtgtcccctagtgcgtgtgccccttgtgttaaacagcctgtctttatcaaccctgtcaattcccttgaggatcttgaatgtggtgatcatgtcccccctacaaGGTTTTTGAATTGTTGAATAACTTTGCGTATTTCGAGTGGCAAGTGTGTAGAAATTCCCCAAAGGTAACAGCTACACTGTATAATACACTTAGACCAATAACATAATTCCTGTACTGGAGAGTCTGCATGTCTGGTATTGAGTCCAGTACATTACCTTGCCTTCTCACTAGATGATCAGTCCTATCTTATGCTTAGTCTGTGTTAAAGAACAGAGGGGTGGACAGGACTCCCAAATTAGTGGTGAGTACTCCATTATAGATCTGATATGGGAGTTGTAAGAGTTTGTATACATGCCTTAGAAATGAACAATGCACTAatccccctccatcaccaccacacccaccataacAATCACCACTACCGCCAaacctaccaccatcaccaccacccataactcccatcaccacctgccacacCCCCTCCCGCCTCAAGGTCAACCACAACagttccaccactatcactaccacgaAATTCACCAaaaactaccacatcaccaccacccttcgccccctcccccctctcccccgctCCCAACTCCGTCCCCATCTCATGACACCTCCCTACTGTCCACACTGTCAAGGGCGGCCAGGGACACTGTCAAGGCCGGCCAGGGCATCGGACGTTTTTATCAGCACATTATGGGGGAGTGTGTTGATGTCCAGACCTCAGACAACCTCAGCTTCTGAGCCTTCGACCCTCAACACACAAAACTCGTATTACCTGTGATGATCCTTCAGATTCGTCAATTAACACGTGTATAATATGTGATGTAATAGACTGTGTAAGGGCATGAAATTGCATGTAAGCATacaagcagcatcctcactgtcctgtgtggcagtgaatataagcagcatcctcactgtcctgtgtggcagtgaatataagcagcatcctcactgtcctgtgtggcagtgaatataagcagcatcttcactgccctgtgtggcagtgaatataagcagcatcctcactgtcctgtatggcagtgaatataagcagcatcctcactgctctgtgtggcagtgaatacaagcagcatcctcactgtcctgtatgGCAGGGAATataagcagcatcctcactgccctgtgtggcagtgaatataaacagcatcctcactgtcctgtgtggcagtgaatataagcagtgttAGTGTTAACAGGTCAGGGTAAACTGACATGTATAAACTAGGACGTATGTAAACTGGGACCTGTGTAAACTTGGACGTACGCAATCTGGGACCTGTGTAAACTCAGCTGGCTGTGTAAATTGTGGCCTGCATATCCCGATATGTGCGTGAACTGAACCCTCTATATAAAAGAAGCTACCTTTCCTCAGCATCCCATTTTCTCCCGACCCTTCAATCTCCACCCCTCAACCACCATCCTTCATCCCCCCCTTAACCCTCCCTTTCCCCTAAACACCCACCATGAACTCCTATTTAAGTAAACTCCATCTATCGTGGCACCTGCAGACAAACGATAGTCTAGCAGTCACAGCTAACTGTCTCATTCCTCAATCAATATTGTTTACAAATTGTGAATCACATTAGCTTCAGTCTCCCTCAGCCACGTGTATAATCACAGAAGCGACCAGTTACTCACATACGACGACTGCGGCGATGAGCCTCACGGGGACGTCCGGAAGGACGTCGCAGGTCTCGAAGACCGGCTTGATGATGTAGTTGGCGAAGGTGAGGGCCATGACGGTGttgctggtggggaggatgatCACCAGCGACACCCACAGGAAGAGGAAGGCCGGCAGGGGGCCGAACGCCTCCAGGATGTAAGCGTAGTCCCCTCCGCTTCGCGGGATCATGGTGCCTGCGACGGGGTAGGATTGCGTCAGAAGAAGGGGATGGAGGTGACCCGCTATTGGTTTTAATAGGCACACGCACATTCGGGTGTGTGCTGTGAATATCTGAGTTTAGAAGGCACTGTTAACTGTCACTCTATCCCAGTGTACTAAACAGTGAGAGCATTGTTCCTAAACCTAGTGACAATATCATTACGAAGTGTTCTTGGTGAAGTGTTTTGATTCATCAGCTGTTCTTGGTATAGTGTTTTGAATGATCAGCTGTTCTTGGTGTAGTGTTTTGAATGAGCAGCTGTTCTTGGTATAGTGTTTTAAATGATCAGCTGTTCTTGGTGTAGTGTTTTAAATAATCAGCTGTTCTTGGTGTAGTGTTTTAAATGATCAGCTGTTCTTGGTGTAGTGTTTTGAGTGATCAGCTGTTCTTGTAGCTGGTCAATCAAGGTGTTTGGTAATTACTTTATTGCTATAATTATTATAGCAATAAAGTAATTTTATACCACCTGAACGGTATAAAAATACTTGCTACCCTCTCGAAGGCGTACACACACTAACAACTTAAAAAAGGTCACATACACTAGTACTAACTGTAGTCGAACATGCGCAGATgttcattttattattattattattattattattattattattattattattattattattagaatgAACATCTGCGCATGTTCGACTACAGTTAGTACTAGTGTATGTGACCTTTTTTAAGTTGTTAGTGTGTGTACGCCTTCGAGAGGGTAGCAAGTATTTTTATACCGTTCAGGTGGTACTGATATAGTTGACCTCTGGCTTGCTACAGACGCCCTTCGACCTGCCTGGTGTGGAGGGTGGTCAACGCTACAGAGGCGCGGCTGTTATTGTGTGAGCTCCGAGGAGTAATGGTGTATATTTTCACAGGATGTAGGGTGGGGTAAAGTTAATGTAGAGTTATTGTGGATGACGATTATTATTATGATGTAATGAATGAATCGTATTTTTTCACATTTCGTGGATTCGAGTGACTTCAGGAGAGGTCTTATAGGCGTTTGCCAAGACCCCTCTAACTGGAGCAGCAGTAGCCAAGACATTTGGGACGCTTAATTTTTTTTCATGATTACTGACTTTGAAATTTGTCTGTCCTTGGGGGACTTAGGTTTCGAGTGTGTTCAAATGACTTCAACTTTGTTGTGTCTGGTTTAACTTTATTTAACTTTGTTGTGCGTGTCCTTTATTAGTAGCAAAGTATGAATACAGGTCAAGAaattctgatattatatcataggCAATACAACTATTTGACATTTCGTTCAACGTATGTTTTGATCTATATATGAAATACTCGTAATACAGTTGACTTCGCGCTCGACTCGCAATCGAcgatcccgggttcaattcccgggtgGGATTGAAGTAGTTGGGcacttttcctttcacctaatgtatcTGTTCAACTATAGTAGTAAATGGGTAACCAGGAGTTAGCCAATTGTTGTGGGGTTCCATCCTACAGaaagtcagtaattcgacctttttTTTACCTCGATATAAGTCCTAGAGTACATATGTACACAGGTTTCCCTGTCCCTAACGTTAATTAACTGTCCCTTACGTTAATTCTATATATTTCTGACTTGAGAGACAATCACATTACAATTTTATGAGAAACTATTCCTCGTTAGTCTTGAGGATAGGGAGTCGGAAGTTATTGTCTACTGCAGTGTAGAGATCTACATAGACTCACCCAGCTCGGCGTAGCAGAGGGCGCCCACCATGGACAGGAGGCCGGAGACGACCCACACCACTAGGGACATGCCCACGCTGCCGCTGAACTGGATCACGCCCTTAGGGGAGACGAAGATGCCGGAGCCGATGATGATGCCGACGATGATGCCCACGCCGTCCATCAGGCCCAGTTCCTTCTTCAGTTTGAAGTTGTCTTCATCTGAGTCCTCCAGGGACTTGACTAGCGGCTCGATCTCCGAATACTCATCTCTGATTTCATGATGTTTGGGTGCCGTGGGATTGAtcaggttgctgctgctgctgctattgatgctgctgctgctgctgctgctgctattgctgctgctgctgctccagccgGCCGCCATGGTAAAGGTTCTCTGCTGCTTATAATGCAATGGCTGTAATGACTGCTGGGAGGCTGTGGAAGTCGCAGCAACTTTGTGAGTCTTCGGCCTTACCCCTGAAATTCTGTGCCACTTTTTGTCCTCTTCGTGCAAGTCACCAAGATAGCCTAATGCAATCACTTTTCCCGTGCCTGTGTGTGCGAGTCGCGCGCGCGTGTTTGATCTTGACACGTGGCTTTATAACATCACATAACACATATGGCCGGCCCTCTGCTAGTATGCACCCACCTTTACATGCACTCCGGCTTTAGCTTCATTCACTGTGTGCACCGAGTGCCGTATGCAATCTGGCACTCCGTCAAACACTGTATGTGCACTGACCGTCATGTGCTCTCTGGTCACTCTCCACTCGCTGTAAATCCTCCAGACACAAGTCGGGATGAACTCCTCTTTAATTATTAACACCACTTAAATTTTGCTGTAATAACAATCTATTTTAGAATCAAATTATAGTTAAATGTTTACTCCAACTTGGCCTTCAAGACCAGACTGGCGGTAATCTATAGCCTTTACGCCCACAGATGTCCTCACACAACAGTGCGGGGATGGTTACGCGAACAGACAACCTCACATTGGCTACTGTTCTATGCGACtttgttgtgtgtgcgtgtgttttaaTCTGTTTTGAACGATATTCTTGTAATTAAACAATCATTTCACACATTTACAGTTTTATACTTGGAGCGAACGCTCTACACAAGAGGTAAACAGTGAGAGCAGACAATAGGTCGCCCCAAACACCGCAgacgtctgtctgactgtctgtctgcctgctgcCGGAAACCGTCCGGTATCCAGTCTGGCCTCCCAGTCATCCAGACACGACCTTGCTGGGCAGCTCTCATCCTCCCCACCGCCCTtacactcccacacccaccgcccggccaccaccccccacacccacacccaccgcccggccaccatcccccacacctacCGCCCGGCCACCACCCCCACGCCCACGCCTACGCACACGAGCCACAAAACAACCGctccacacaactataacctacgTAGTTCTGCATCATAATTGAACTCTTAATTGGCGTCACCACGCTGTCCCCCTCAACCACTGCGTTGTTTAGTGCAGTTATTGCTATAGAGTATAAaccccctcctacccccccccccttcccggtcCTCTGCTCCCGCTTCTTAgaaggtggtagtagtggtagtggtggtggtgggtgtagtggtggtggtgggtgtagtggtgatggtggtagtggtggtggtgatggtggtagtggtgatggtggtggtggtgggtgtagtggtgatggtggtagtggtggtggtgatggtggtagtggtgatggtggtggtggtgggtgtaatggtgatggtggtgggtgtagtggtggtgggtgtagtagtggtggtggtgggtgtagttatggtggtagtggttgtggtaggtgtagtggtggtggtggtgggtgtagtggtagtgatggtggtggtggtggtagtggtggtggtggtggtggtggtggtagtggtggtggtgagtgtagtggtggtgatagtgatggtggtggtagttgtggcgatggtggtggtagtggtggtggtggtggtagtggtggtggtgagtgtagtggtggtgatagtgatggtggtggtagttgtggtgatggtggtggtagtggtggtggtggtggtagtggtggtggtgggtgtagtggtggtgatagtggtggtgggagtagttgtggtggtggtggtgtgaacagTGCACGCCACATCATCTCTTGGAACAGGTTTTCTATTCATTTTGAAGGACGAGTTATTTTGGTGGCGTACCCTCCTTCAGTTACCAGGGGGCCTTCTTACCCTGAAGAAGGGTTTTGGATCCTCAGGCAAGGACTTATATGGCTCTCCAGGGAAGGGTTCTTGCTCCCAGGAGAGGGTTCAGGTTCCTAGCGGAAGGTTCATTCTCCCAGTGGAGGGTTCAGGCTCCCTCTCCTGGGTGCCAGAACTTTCTGTCTGGATATGGCGAGGTTTTTCCAGAAAATTACGGACTTGATTTAAACTGGTCGGATACTGCCTGTCTGGTTATCCGGAATACTACCAGTCTCCGGTTATTACCGGTTACTCCGATAGTACCGGTAACGGGTAATACTACTGGTTATCCAGAACACTACCAGtcgccgtggtgtagtggtaagacactcgcctggcgtttcgtgagtgctttgtcatgggttcgtatcctgtccggggaggatttaataagcgcaaatccttaactgtagcctctgtttaactcaacagtaaaatgggtacttggttgtaacaacgattcttcgtgtGGGtcctattccagggacctgcccgaaacgctaagcgtattagtggctgtacaagaatgtaactactcttgtatatatctaaacaaaaaaaatattatctGGATATAGTGAAGTTTTGCTATAAAATTATCTGAAGCGATTTTGgtcaaataacccaaatatccagtTTAGCGGTATCCGGGTAATCGAACTCGTacagtatatgacaaaaagggttggccccaaaatgaaTCCTTGTACTGTAGTACCCTACTCGCCACAGTTCTCCAGTCAGATTCCTTTGTGCTTAACAGGACCTTTTATTTTCTTTGATTTAACCATTGctttatccattctagtattctaccatttattccatgtgcctgtaatttcaTTGCTAGTCTTTCACGTGGTACCGTTTCAAAGGCGTTAGGAAAATCCATGTATGCTACATCCACCAGAAGTCCTTTGAATAGCTAATTACCATTTTAAAAAATGTgagcaatcttgtaaagccatgtCTATTTTTAACAAATTCTTGCTGTGTTATGTTGAAATGGATTGGCATGTTTTATTTTATCTAATGTGTttgttcccctagcagtaaatggtGCCAAAGAGTCAATTGTTGttggagttgcatcctgggacGGATCAGTAGCTTGAACTTGCGGTCCGTCtaactacacaagcttcagaaagcttcctggcaatacgttagtaatgaataaatatgatatatttactcattataatgttggtgctgaatgtacaacacgaaaaaacataattttaatctggaaaagtatctttttataaagaaattaggcgaaaataaaaagctggtgacgccaaatcaagtcgacgatccaagcgtcggttaggttaggttaggtttggtttggttaagttaggttaggttaggttaggataggataggataggttaggataggttaggttaggtcagcctaacctaacatatcatatttattcattactaacgtattgccaggaagctttctgaagcttgtgtagcttgtggtaattatagACGGACCCTGaacttggggggtgggggtggaatgATGCATGATGGGCTCATGTTTGGAGATTGTAGGTATCAGCAAGCACATTTTGGATAAATGCTTAGTGAATAGATGCATGGTAAATGGATGGATGTAGAACAGATGCTTGATTGACGTTGGGCGAAAGCATGATAGATGCATAGTATATAGAAATGCAAAGCAAAAAGATAAAGTGGCAGGAAGACATTGAGAAAGAATTTTTGGCATTCATGAGcatgggggcctgacagctgagtggacagtgcttgagatttgtagtcctaaggttccgggttcgatccccggtggaggcggtaacaaatggccagagtttctttcaccctgatgctcctgttcatctagcagtaaataggtacctgggagctagacagcagctacgggctgcttcctgggggtgtataacaaaaaggaggcctggtcgaggactgggccacggggacactaagccctgaaatcatctcaagttaacctcaagatGGCTGATGTATAgtactatctatctatctatcttcagggtaagattaataattctaacccgaaTCTTCTCAATCTTCGTTTTTCTTCACTATTGaaggtaattcaaaaattaactctccaaaattcattctttacatttttatttttggtctgacgccctGGAGCCCTTTTGttcatgcacaaacaacagggcaccATCAAGTAACatgtaatctcttctcacaaccagaccatcatcagagaaatcttaacaagcaacacagaaatcatcgatagatacagcgatagcaggagacttgaCATCAGcatggcactacacatcaaaaagtcaacaccagcaatcaacagtcaattaaagaccccgaaccaacatagaagcagcaagagaaagtatgtgccaataggccttctgcagttacttccattcttatgttttcatacccactgATTCatgttctgtcacctcacccaaaatgagtataagtatgatgtatgCTATGTGTAAACTAATCtctgaaaatgtaagaagcttaCAAAATGCATTCAggtgtcagaccaaaaataaaaatgtaaagaatgaattttggagagttaatttttcaattaccctcgacagtgaagaaaaaattaagaaataaatatatactgtatatatatatatatatatatatatatatatatatatatatatatatatatatatatatatatatatatatatatatatatatatatgcaaacaagcctgaatggtccccaggacaatatgcaactgaaaactcacaccccagaagtgactcgaacccatactcccaggagcaacacaactggtatgtacaagacgccttaatccacttgaccatcacgaccggacaaaatgaggtgatagccgaagctatttgaaccacctcaccgccggaactcggatggtaatcttgggcatagcattttaccaaatcacctcattctttggggcacacgtgaggaacaaaattgttcgcatttgtgttcctcacgtgtgccttctTGGTGACaatcacgcctataagaaattctgtttttgtggtgatttttttgctttttgaacataaatctgattattatatatcaagCCATGGTTCCCAAGAAAGTCAATGGtagggttcaacctaagaaaatagttgtgagtagaggcagtagaggatgtcccttcctcattaagaaaatgtgtgaagtatgggatgaACTGCAAAGTTTTATTGAAaatactcacccagataaagctgtagcaggccattgcattgacatTTAAattacaatgtgatgtcttattacatacagacaagtgttaaaatgtagggaaaaacaagtgttaaaatgtaggggaaAACAagcgtctttagacagattcttagtaagacaagcaagcaaagAGCCacaagtggtatgcaggcaaaatgtgctagagagtgtatcccagaaaagtcatcactgcctgatgttataatggaaggggactccccttccaaacagtaacctctcctcctccccatcttccatacaccatcaagagtcctccatacaggtaagataaacatatgtactgtattgtggttagagaaaaaaattgtattcagtataaaatgtatttgtaagttaatattttggagggtggggaatggattaattcaatttcctttatttcttatgggaaaaatcgcttcaacttacgatacgtctctgggaacggattaccatcgtaaatcaAGGCCCCACTGTA includes the following:
- the LOC123754265 gene encoding Y+L amino acid transporter 2, whose amino-acid sequence is MAAGWSSSSSNSSSSSSSSINSSSSSNLINPTAPKHHEIRDEYSEIEPLVKSLEDSDEDNFKLKKELGLMDGVGIIVGIIIGSGIFVSPKGVIQFSGSVGMSLVVWVVSGLLSMVGALCYAELGTMIPRSGGDYAYILEAFGPLPAFLFLWVSLVIILPTSNTVMALTFANYIIKPVFETCDVLPDVPVRLIAAVVVCLLTWINCTNVKWAKNVQGVFTAAKIFALLLIIAAGVLQLATGNTRNYEGAFEETNWSVSSISTAFYQGLFSFAGWNCLNFVVEELKDPFKTLPRAILISMPVVTLVYFLTNMAYFAVLDPDEVLSSNAVALSFAWRTLGVMGYVMPVFVALSTFGSLNGCIFACSRLFFVGAREGHLPQALALINVNTFTPVPALIFLGFMTLCMLVTSDTLVLINYVSFSEALFVLMSISALLWLRYSQPHRKRPIKVWLWVAVLFLPVCVFLVVLPVVERPVELGIAIGIFLTGIPVYFLCVHQAPKSQRFSAFMGSITSVCQLMYHGLPEEKDD